In Asterias rubens chromosome 10, eAstRub1.3, whole genome shotgun sequence, the following proteins share a genomic window:
- the LOC117295471 gene encoding basigin-like isoform X1 encodes MRLLIVFASVLAIELLQMYSVDAQADQAPGNEVPTVTPESKTITVGDSVNFTCMTSKNQEQNPSWTQENKETGDKVKTFNTTTYYSGESKYSTLQIQDAQFSDNGNYVCQVGNNRAYGDLTVTYDGIVVIKGNRVIEMEQDMNFTCFIDGDSSVEVTWKKENTMLPSPELPNIEVKGSSLLIKKASTANGGKYTCSGLYNKTIPVEQTIYVGGEMRIKSPNSVKFTEGERARFECVILQPEGDPKPTFQWIVSTANYTFELTETIEGSRYSIEPSKHKTGSILHMLDVVKEDRGNYTCIATSNVTEVTHTIFLRVRDRLAALWPFIGIMSEVILLIIIIFIHEKCTQGDDFGEEDEEEEEGAEPIKEKEKISLDGEGDMRMRSSNQ; translated from the exons ATGAGGTTGCTAATTGTTTTCGCGAGTGTGCTCGCGATAGAACTGCTGCAAATGTACAGTGTAGATGCCCAAGCTGATC AGGCACCAGGGAACGAGG tcCCTACGGTTACCCCTGAAAGCAAGACGATTACAGTTGGAGATTCTGTCAACTTCACCTGTATGACCAGCAAAAACCAAGAACAAAATCCCTCCTGGACTCAAGAAAACAAGGAGACTGGGGACAAGGTTAAAACCTTTAACACTACTACTTACTACAGTGGCGAATCAAAGTATAGTACACTACAAATCCAAGATGCACAATTTAGTGACAACGGCAATTACGTCTGCCAAGTAGGCAATAACAGAGCCTATGGTGATCTTACAGTAACGTAtg ATGGAATCGTCGTAATTAAAGGCAATCGAGTCATTGAAATGGAGCAAGATATGAACTTCACATGCTTTATTGATGGCGACTCATCTGTTGAGGTCACATGGAAAAAGGAAAATACAATGCTACCATCTCCTGAGCTGCCTAACATTGAAGTAAAG GGAAGCTCTCTGCTTATAAAGAAGGCATCGACTGCCAATGGTGGTAAATACACCTGCAGTGGATtgtacaacaaaacaattccAGTTGAACAAACTATTTATGTAGGAG GGGAAATGCGAATCAAGTCCCCCAATTCAGTGAAGTTTACAGAAGGAGAGCGTGCTCGCTTTGAGTGTGTCATTCTCCAGCCAGAAGGCGACCCCAAACCTACTTTCCAATGGATAGTGAGCACTGCAAACTACACCTTTGAGCTGACTGAGACGATTGAGGGAAGTCGCTACTCCATTGAGCCGTCCAAGCACAAGACTGGATCCATCTTGCACATGCTGGATGTAGTCAAGGAAGACAGAGGAAACTATACTTGCATTGCAACCAGTAACGTGACTGAGGTGACCCACACAATATTTCTGCGAGTTAGAG ATCGTCTAGCTGCTCTGTGGCCGTTCATTGGAATAATGAGTGAAGTCATCTTGcttatcatcattatcttcattcATGAGAAATGTACCCAAGGAGACGACTTCGGTGAAGAGGATGAGGAAGAAGAGGAAGGAGCTGAACC TATCAAAGAGAAAGAGAAGATCAGTTTGGACGGTGAAGGAGATATGCGAATGAGAAGCAGCAACCAGTGA
- the LOC117295471 gene encoding basigin-like isoform X2: MRLLIVFASVLAIELLQMYSVDAQADLPTVTPESKTITVGDSVNFTCMTSKNQEQNPSWTQENKETGDKVKTFNTTTYYSGESKYSTLQIQDAQFSDNGNYVCQVGNNRAYGDLTVTYDGIVVIKGNRVIEMEQDMNFTCFIDGDSSVEVTWKKENTMLPSPELPNIEVKGSSLLIKKASTANGGKYTCSGLYNKTIPVEQTIYVGGEMRIKSPNSVKFTEGERARFECVILQPEGDPKPTFQWIVSTANYTFELTETIEGSRYSIEPSKHKTGSILHMLDVVKEDRGNYTCIATSNVTEVTHTIFLRVRDRLAALWPFIGIMSEVILLIIIIFIHEKCTQGDDFGEEDEEEEEGAEPIKEKEKISLDGEGDMRMRSSNQ, encoded by the exons ATGAGGTTGCTAATTGTTTTCGCGAGTGTGCTCGCGATAGAACTGCTGCAAATGTACAGTGTAGATGCCCAAGCTGATC tcCCTACGGTTACCCCTGAAAGCAAGACGATTACAGTTGGAGATTCTGTCAACTTCACCTGTATGACCAGCAAAAACCAAGAACAAAATCCCTCCTGGACTCAAGAAAACAAGGAGACTGGGGACAAGGTTAAAACCTTTAACACTACTACTTACTACAGTGGCGAATCAAAGTATAGTACACTACAAATCCAAGATGCACAATTTAGTGACAACGGCAATTACGTCTGCCAAGTAGGCAATAACAGAGCCTATGGTGATCTTACAGTAACGTAtg ATGGAATCGTCGTAATTAAAGGCAATCGAGTCATTGAAATGGAGCAAGATATGAACTTCACATGCTTTATTGATGGCGACTCATCTGTTGAGGTCACATGGAAAAAGGAAAATACAATGCTACCATCTCCTGAGCTGCCTAACATTGAAGTAAAG GGAAGCTCTCTGCTTATAAAGAAGGCATCGACTGCCAATGGTGGTAAATACACCTGCAGTGGATtgtacaacaaaacaattccAGTTGAACAAACTATTTATGTAGGAG GGGAAATGCGAATCAAGTCCCCCAATTCAGTGAAGTTTACAGAAGGAGAGCGTGCTCGCTTTGAGTGTGTCATTCTCCAGCCAGAAGGCGACCCCAAACCTACTTTCCAATGGATAGTGAGCACTGCAAACTACACCTTTGAGCTGACTGAGACGATTGAGGGAAGTCGCTACTCCATTGAGCCGTCCAAGCACAAGACTGGATCCATCTTGCACATGCTGGATGTAGTCAAGGAAGACAGAGGAAACTATACTTGCATTGCAACCAGTAACGTGACTGAGGTGACCCACACAATATTTCTGCGAGTTAGAG ATCGTCTAGCTGCTCTGTGGCCGTTCATTGGAATAATGAGTGAAGTCATCTTGcttatcatcattatcttcattcATGAGAAATGTACCCAAGGAGACGACTTCGGTGAAGAGGATGAGGAAGAAGAGGAAGGAGCTGAACC TATCAAAGAGAAAGAGAAGATCAGTTTGGACGGTGAAGGAGATATGCGAATGAGAAGCAGCAACCAGTGA
- the LOC117295543 gene encoding potassium/sodium hyperpolarization-activated cyclic nucleotide-gated channel 2-like — translation MDPGTSNNPPPLSVALRSNKVTPVDYASPKEHKSNVPAMATEGMDVLYAQGPEASSKRIPSMVEKPQPGASTSHQGGSRSSTDKGSSKGVSHVAFDMKNVEMLMDHAKPKHDSKDSIRESMSLLGIPKPPGNSDETGLKNTFIRRQLWTMLQPTDNRLSMKLFGSTNGIKKEMKRLKAAGFLIVHPCSAFKFYWDLLMVMLLICNLVSLPVIIAFFYHTEPSRLWTIFNCGSDSLFILDVIINMRSGYMDPNTSEQVILKPKKIAIHYLKTWFIIDFISSIPMDCIFMAVNGGSSGNHLYEVSKALRVLRLAKLLSLVRLLRLSRLMRFVRQWEQVFDVAGAVIRIGNLICIMLLIGHWNGCLQFLVPMLQEFPQDSWVSINNLVDAHWWEQYTWALFKAMSHMLCIGYGRFPPQSLTDLWLTMASMISGASCFALFIGHATNLIQSMDSSSRQYREKLKQVEEYMAYRRLPSEMRERITDYYDYRYHGKMFTESVIFDEISVKLREDVANYNCRELVACVPFFSVADPNFVSRVVILLKFEVFQPGDYIIREGTYGDRMFFIQQGVVDVITSDGEVATSLSDGSYFGEICLLTHEKRVASIRTDTYCSLYSLSVEHFQQVLTEFPSVRKTMIEVAIKRLEKIGRPSSALVSALSGQNSSKSKSTERLFEIPDSVTIVRETENEKRHEEFEHDSMEEILQVNEGPSADTTQNQSFPIGGDSLGNNASYRHPSPV, via the exons ATGGACCCGGGGACCAGCAACAATCCTCCACCTTTATCGGTTGCGTTACGGTCCAACAAGGTAACACCGGTTGATTATGCCTCACCTAAGGAACACAAATCAAATGTTCCTGCCATGGCCACAGAAGGAATGGACGTGTTATACGCACAGGGCCCAGAAGCATCCTCAAAGCGGATCCCCTCCATGGTCGAAAAACCTCAACCAGGTGCCTCGACCAGCCATCAAGGCGGTTCCAGATCATCAACAGACAAGGGGAGCAGCAAGGGTGTCAGCCATGTTGCCTTCGACATGAAGAACGTAGAGATGTTGATGGACCATGCTAAACCTAAGCACGACAGCAAGGACTCAATCAGGGAAAGCATGTCTCTACTCGGGATACCAAAACCGCCGGGCAACAGCGACGAAACCGGGCTGAAGAACACCTTCATAAGACGGCAGCTGTGGACGATGCTCCAGCCGACTGATAACAGGCTGTCCATGAAGTTGTTTGGGAGCACCAATGGAATCAAGAAGGAGATGAAGCGTCTCAAAGCTGCTGGGTTTCTTATCGTTCACCCCTGCAGTGCATTTAA ATTCTACTGGGATCTCCTAATGGTGATGCTTCTGATATGCAACTTGGTGAGCCTGCCCGTTATTATTGCATTCTTCTACCACACGGAGCCGAGCAGGCTGTGGACGATCTTCAACTGTGGGTCAGATAGTTTATTCATACTGGACGTCATCATCAATATGAGAAGTGGGTATATGGATCCGAACACATCCGAACAG GTAATTCTAAAACCAAAGAAGATTGCCATCCACTACTTGAAGACGTGGTTCATCATTGATTTCATCTCATCCATCCCCATGGATTGCATCTTCATGGCTGTGAATGGTGGATCATCAGGAAACCATCTATACGAAGTCTCGAAAGCTCTACGCGTCTTGAGATTAGCCAAGCTTCTTAGTTTGGTTAGGTTGCTTCGTCTCTCCAGGCTGATGCGATTCGTTCGACAATGGGAACAG GTGTTTGATGTTGCCGGGGCAGTGATCCGAATCGGCAATTTAATCTGCATAATGCTCCTGATTGGTCACTGGAACGGCTGTCTGCAGTTTCTGGTTCCGATGCTGCAGGAGTTTCCTCAAGACAGCTGGGTCTCCATCAATAACCTTGTG GACGCCCATTGGTGGGAGCAGTACACGTGGGCTTTATTCAAAGCAATGTCGCACATGCTCTGTATTGGCTACGGTCGTTTCCCGCCACAAAGTTTGACTGATTTGTGGCTCACCATGGCAAGTATGATCTCTGGTGCCTCGTGTTTCGCTCTCTTCATCGGGCACGCAACAAACCTCATTCAGTCAATGGACTCGTCTAGCAGACAGTACCGTGAAAAG TTGAAACAAGTCGAGGAGTACATGGCCTACCGCAGATTACCGAGTGAAATGAGAGAACGCATCACTGATTACTACGACTACCGTTACCATGGCAAGATGTTCACCGAGTCAGTCATTTTCGATGAGATCTCAGTCAAACTCAGAGAG GACGTTGCTAACTACAACTGCCGCGAACTCGTGGCATGCGTACCGTTCTTCAGCGTTGCCGATCCCAACTTCGTCTCTCGCGTTGTGATTCTACTAAAGTTTGAAGTGTTCCAGCCTGGCGATTACATCATTAGGGAGGGGACCTACGGGGACAGGATGTTCTTTATTCAGCAGGGCGTGGTCGATGTCATCACCTCAGATGGAGAGGTTGCGACTTCTTTAAGTGATGGCTCATATTTTGGAG AAATTTGTTTGCTGACCCACGAGAAGCGGGTTGCCAGCATACGCACCGACACATACTGCTCTCTCTATTCACTCTCTGTCGAACACTTTCAACAG GTTCTGACGGAATTTCCCTCAGTCCGGAAAACAATGATAGAAGTTGCAATAAAACGTCTGGAAAAAATAGGAAGGCCTTCAAGTGCGCTGGTCTCTGCTTTGAGTGGTCAAAACTCATCCAAGTCAAAAAGTACAGAGCGCTTGTTTGAAATTCCGGACTCTGTAACAATAGTAAG AGAAACTGAAAACGAGAAAAGACATGAAGAGTTTGAACATGATTCGATGGAGGAAATTCTACAAGTAAATGAAGGTCCATCAGCCGACACGACTCAAAACCAATCTTTCCCGATCGGTGGTGATTCCCTCGGCAACAATGCCTCATATAGACACCCGTCACCCGTATGA